In Candidatus Sulfurimonas marisnigri, a single genomic region encodes these proteins:
- a CDS encoding class I SAM-dependent rRNA methyltransferase, which yields MYKEIELTVKPEYIDEYKDGYPLICKESIADLSRLTKEGTIVNLMDSKKKFIAKGYYGIQNKGYGWVLSSNKDEQIDAEYFAKRIKSAIEYREEFFNDKETTAFRVFNGEGDGVGGLTIDYFDGFYMVTWYSIGIYELKDEVLKALKSSVEYKGMYQKKRFDAKGQYLDDADDFVCGTKADAPIIVKENGVNFAIYLDDGPMVGVFLDQREVRKTIRDKYAKGKTVLNTFSYTGAFSVFAALGGSSKTTSVDLANRSRSKTEEHFSINGIHVESQEIIVEDVFNYFKYAVKKNLLFDLVVLDPPSFARSKKVTFSVAKDYVKLLKEAIQITNRGGVIVASTNYANFGMMTFRDFIFKAFKELGGKYTVEESFTLPKDFRVAEKFKEGDYLKVVFIKKVK from the coding sequence ATGTATAAAGAGATTGAGCTAACTGTAAAACCCGAATATATTGATGAATACAAAGATGGATACCCACTGATTTGTAAAGAGTCTATTGCAGATTTGAGTAGATTGACAAAAGAGGGGACAATAGTAAATCTAATGGACAGTAAAAAAAAGTTCATTGCTAAAGGTTACTACGGTATTCAAAACAAGGGTTACGGTTGGGTACTCTCGTCAAACAAAGATGAACAAATAGATGCAGAGTACTTTGCAAAGAGAATAAAATCTGCCATAGAGTACAGAGAAGAGTTTTTTAACGACAAAGAGACGACGGCGTTTAGGGTTTTTAACGGCGAGGGTGACGGAGTAGGCGGTTTGACCATAGACTATTTTGATGGTTTTTATATGGTAACATGGTACAGCATTGGTATATATGAACTTAAAGATGAGGTTTTAAAAGCGCTTAAATCTTCAGTAGAGTACAAGGGGATGTACCAAAAGAAAAGGTTTGACGCAAAAGGTCAGTACTTGGACGATGCGGATGATTTTGTTTGCGGAACTAAAGCGGATGCTCCCATCATAGTAAAAGAAAACGGTGTAAATTTTGCCATCTACTTGGACGATGGACCAATGGTCGGCGTGTTTTTGGACCAAAGAGAAGTGCGAAAAACAATACGTGACAAATACGCAAAAGGAAAAACAGTTCTTAATACCTTCTCGTACACGGGGGCATTTTCAGTTTTTGCAGCTCTTGGCGGTTCGAGCAAAACTACAAGCGTTGACTTGGCAAACAGAAGCCGCAGTAAAACAGAAGAACACTTTAGTATAAACGGCATACATGTAGAGAGTCAAGAGATTATAGTTGAAGATGTCTTTAACTACTTCAAGTATGCCGTAAAAAAGAACTTATTGTTTGATTTGGTAGTGCTTGACCCGCCTAGTTTTGCAAGGTCTAAAAAAGTTACATTCTCTGTAGCAAAAGACTATGTAAAACTTCTTAAAGAGGCTATACAGATAACAAACAGAGGCGGTGTCATAGTCGCCTCTACAAACTACGCCAACTTTGGGATGATGACGTTTAGAGACTTTATATTTAAAGCATTTAAAGAGCTTGGTGGGAAATACACAGTTGAAGAGAGTTTCACTCTGCCAAAAGATTTCAGGGTTGCAGAGAAGTTCAAAGAGGGAGATTACCTTAAAGTGGTGTTTATTAAAAAGGTTAAGTAA
- a CDS encoding helicase-related protein, producing MSEEKTKKPSKKKYYDNVSVGKRTKQVAYLVEDGDKASMFEYFIKNSDKKQSIVVARSKRRADELKEYLKTKDISAASIHGNHRVEQHEEAAKSFNSGELNILITTDMILQTLELNNIQTILNYDLPPQHEDYFNRLILVDGVGESICFVSPEEEGLLSILELRLKNEMPQEELEGFTPEVSDEVAHVVKDKKKKPRHRSQVVKKVKKKKAE from the coding sequence ATGTCAGAAGAGAAAACTAAAAAACCTAGCAAAAAAAAATACTATGACAATGTAAGTGTCGGAAAACGCACTAAACAAGTAGCTTATTTAGTAGAAGATGGTGACAAAGCTTCTATGTTTGAGTACTTTATTAAAAACAGTGACAAGAAACAGAGTATCGTTGTTGCAAGAAGTAAACGCAGAGCAGATGAGCTCAAGGAATATCTAAAAACTAAAGATATTTCAGCTGCTTCAATTCATGGAAATCACAGAGTCGAGCAGCACGAAGAGGCAGCTAAATCCTTTAACTCAGGTGAATTAAATATCCTTATAACTACCGATATGATTTTGCAAACCTTAGAGTTAAACAATATACAAACTATCCTAAACTATGACCTTCCTCCACAGCATGAGGACTATTTTAATCGCCTTATTCTTGTTGACGGAGTAGGGGAATCTATCTGTTTTGTCTCTCCCGAAGAAGAGGGACTGTTAAGCATTTTAGAGTTGAGGTTGAAAAATGAAATGCCACAAGAAGAGCTAGAAGGCTTCACTCCAGAAGTATCTGATGAGGTAGCTCACGTTGTTAAAGATAAGAAAAAGAAACCTCGTCACCGCTCACAGGTTGTAAAAAAAGTTAAAAAGAAAAAAGCGGAGTAG
- a CDS encoding CHASE domain-containing protein, with protein sequence MSLRFNKLWLYITIFIGFSISILVGWFAYKYYEEKEHLRLELATNEIVIRVKNRMSTYEQVLRSGVGLFNASDNVTRNEWAIFVSEHKLNENFNGIQGFGYSEVVLPQNKKRHEERIRKEGFSDFKIHPDGQRELYTSIIYLEPFDKRNIRAFGYDMFSEEVRREAMTKAMQSGEAILSGKIKLVQEYNKNIQAGFLVYLPVYKKGSKLDTVQDRVIATQGFVYAPFRVNDLMSGLLGTMFPNIHFEIFDGNQTIRENILFDSNKNDEFAQVYKKTNITINGHIWTLVFRTSGILKSENIYIIFLIPSFTLILTLLLYLLLSSLIRRKENALLIAKKATQRLHTSEERLRFALEGAGDGLWDWNLKTNEIFFSKRWKEMLGYEEHEISNTLEEWKNRVHPEDLEQVNADIKAHIEGKSDTYINEHRVKCKDDSFLWVLDRGHIVHRGIDGSPIRMVGSHSDISERKQSQLKLQEYIRIIDKNVNSSTTDLYGQITKVSQAFCDNSGYSKDEAFGKNHNIVKHPDMTDTIYQELWKTIKMDNIWRGEIKNMHKDGSAYWVDMTIYPVKNEKNKTIGYTAIRHDITDKKRIEELSVIDRLTQLYNRLKLDEIFAMKLATSGRYNTPFSVIIIDIDYFKLVNDTWGHQAGDDVLKEFSSIIKDNVRETDIVGRWGGEEFLILSSDTDLDSAIKLSEKLREIVSLFQFSFTGHTTASFGVSSYHAGDDEKTMVKRADEALYRAKKSGRDRVEAEEY encoded by the coding sequence ATGTCTCTTAGATTTAATAAATTATGGTTATATATTACAATTTTTATTGGGTTTTCAATAAGTATCTTAGTGGGGTGGTTCGCCTATAAATACTATGAGGAGAAAGAACACTTACGCTTAGAACTTGCAACCAATGAAATAGTTATCCGCGTAAAAAACCGTATGTCCACATATGAACAAGTTCTAAGAAGCGGTGTTGGTTTATTTAATGCTTCGGATAATGTAACTCGCAATGAATGGGCAATATTTGTAAGTGAGCACAAACTAAATGAGAATTTCAATGGAATTCAGGGATTTGGTTATTCTGAAGTAGTTTTGCCACAGAACAAAAAAAGACATGAAGAACGTATAAGAAAAGAGGGGTTTTCTGATTTCAAAATACATCCAGATGGGCAAAGGGAGCTATATACTTCCATAATATATCTAGAACCTTTTGACAAGCGTAATATAAGAGCCTTCGGCTATGACATGTTCTCTGAGGAAGTACGTAGAGAAGCTATGACAAAAGCAATGCAAAGCGGTGAAGCAATTCTCTCAGGTAAAATTAAACTTGTTCAAGAATATAACAAGAATATTCAGGCTGGCTTTTTGGTCTATTTGCCAGTATACAAAAAAGGTTCCAAGCTAGACACAGTTCAAGATAGAGTTATAGCTACTCAAGGATTTGTATACGCGCCATTCCGAGTAAATGACCTTATGAGTGGCCTTTTGGGAACTATGTTTCCTAACATACATTTTGAAATTTTCGATGGTAATCAAACTATAAGAGAAAATATTCTCTTTGACTCAAATAAGAATGATGAGTTTGCTCAAGTATACAAAAAAACAAATATTACAATAAACGGGCATATATGGACACTTGTATTTAGAACAAGTGGCATCTTAAAAAGTGAAAATATTTACATTATTTTTCTTATTCCAAGCTTTACCCTGATACTAACTTTACTGCTATACTTATTGCTAAGCTCATTGATTAGGAGAAAAGAAAATGCGCTACTAATTGCGAAAAAAGCTACCCAAAGGTTGCATACCTCAGAAGAAAGACTTAGATTTGCATTAGAAGGTGCTGGAGATGGCTTATGGGACTGGAATCTCAAAACAAATGAGATCTTTTTTTCTAAACGATGGAAAGAGATGCTAGGGTATGAAGAACATGAGATATCAAATACTTTAGAAGAGTGGAAAAATAGAGTTCATCCAGAAGATCTTGAACAAGTCAATGCAGATATAAAAGCACATATTGAAGGTAAAAGTGATACTTATATAAATGAGCATAGAGTCAAGTGTAAAGATGATTCTTTCTTATGGGTACTTGATCGAGGTCATATAGTTCATCGTGGTATTGATGGGAGTCCAATACGAATGGTTGGCTCTCATAGCGATATTTCTGAGCGTAAACAGTCTCAATTGAAGTTACAAGAATACATACGAATAATTGACAAAAATGTAAATTCTTCAACAACTGATTTATATGGACAGATTACTAAAGTCTCACAAGCATTTTGTGATAACTCAGGTTACAGTAAAGATGAAGCATTTGGTAAAAATCACAATATTGTAAAACATCCAGATATGACAGATACTATCTATCAAGAGCTTTGGAAAACAATAAAAATGGATAATATATGGCGAGGCGAAATTAAAAACATGCATAAAGATGGTTCGGCTTATTGGGTAGATATGACTATATATCCAGTTAAGAATGAAAAAAATAAAACCATTGGCTATACGGCTATTCGACATGATATAACAGATAAAAAGCGTATTGAGGAACTTTCTGTCATAGACAGACTGACTCAACTTTATAATCGTCTAAAGTTAGACGAGATTTTTGCCATGAAACTAGCAACTTCAGGAAGGTACAATACACCTTTTTCTGTAATAATTATTGACATTGATTACTTTAAGCTTGTAAACGATACTTGGGGACACCAAGCAGGCGATGATGTTTTAAAAGAGTTTTCGTCAATTATAAAAGACAATGTTAGAGAAACAGATATTGTTGGCAGATGGGGAGGTGAAGAATTTTTAATACTATCATCAGACACAGACCTTGATAGTGCTATTAAATTATCTGAAAAATTAAGAGAGATAGTCTCTTTATTCCAATTTTCATTTACAGGACACACAACTGCAAGTTTCGGAGTGAGTTCATACCATGCTGGCGATGATGAAAAAACCATGGTAAAAAGAGCCGATGAAGCTTTATATCGCGCAAAAAAAAGTGGTAGAGATAGAGTAGAAGCAGAGGAATATTAA
- a CDS encoding HAD family hydrolase, with product MKKYLLFDNDGVLVETEQWYYEANKKSLNEIDVELPFDVYMEIMARGGTAWEVAKKHGHTQKTVDEQRRRRDIYYREFISSEHIEIDGVVDVLEELSKEYSFGIVTTSRRVDFDLIHSQREIVKYMDFTLCVEEYPRAKPHADPYLAGMKKFNALKDECLVIEDSQRGLSSAVNAGIDCAVVENTFTASHDFSSATYKIKTLRELPTLLKSLKR from the coding sequence TTGAAAAAGTATCTTCTATTTGACAATGACGGCGTTTTAGTTGAGACTGAACAATGGTACTACGAAGCAAATAAAAAATCTTTAAATGAGATAGATGTAGAACTTCCGTTTGATGTCTATATGGAGATAATGGCAAGAGGTGGGACAGCATGGGAAGTGGCAAAGAAGCATGGACACACTCAAAAAACAGTTGATGAGCAGAGAAGACGAAGAGATATCTACTACCGAGAGTTTATCTCATCTGAGCATATAGAGATAGATGGTGTAGTTGATGTTCTTGAAGAGTTGTCCAAAGAGTACAGTTTTGGGATAGTAACTACTTCAAGAAGAGTTGATTTTGACCTGATACACTCACAAAGAGAGATAGTAAAGTATATGGATTTTACACTCTGTGTTGAAGAGTATCCCCGTGCTAAGCCACATGCGGACCCATATCTTGCAGGTATGAAAAAGTTTAACGCTCTAAAAGATGAGTGTTTAGTAATAGAAGACTCACAAAGAGGGCTTAGTTCGGCTGTAAATGCAGGGATAGATTGCGCAGTCGTAGAGAATACATTTACAGCTTCTCATGACTTCAGCAGTGCAACTTACAAGATTAAAACACTAAGAGAGTTGCCAACACTGCTCAAATCGTTGAAGCGGTAA